A window of the Bacillota bacterium genome harbors these coding sequences:
- a CDS encoding P-II family nitrogen regulator has protein sequence MTKIECIIRPGQLEPVKDALGKYGIHGMTVSQVMGCGLQKGRTEVYRGTEYSINLLPKVKLEVVVSESHVDQVVSVIAETARTGEIGDGKIFITPVKDAMRIRTGDKGEKAL, from the coding sequence ATGACTAAGATTGAGTGTATAATCAGACCGGGACAGTTGGAACCTGTAAAAGATGCTTTGGGTAAGTATGGCATTCACGGTATGACTGTTTCTCAGGTCATGGGCTGTGGTCTGCAAAAGGGTAGAACTGAAGTGTACAGAGGTACAGAATATAGTATCAACCTTTTGCCCAAGGTTAAACTGGAAGTAGTCGTGAGTGAGAGTCATGTTGACCAAGTAGTTAGCGTTATTGCTGAGACCGCAAGAACCGGCGAAATAGGCGACGGAAAAATATTTATCACTCCCGTAAAAGATGCTATGCGCATTCGAACGGGCGATAAGGGTGAAAAAGCTTTATAA